One Actinospica robiniae DSM 44927 genomic region harbors:
- a CDS encoding GuaB3 family IMP dehydrogenase-related protein, translating into MTEVEIGRAKRARQAYGLDDVALVPARRTRDPEEVSISWQIDAYELDLPFLAAPMDSVVSPATAVAIGRLGGVGVLDLEGLWTRYADPAPLLGEIAQLPAEQVVRRMRELYAQPIQEELIVQRIKEIRAAGVVTAGSLSPQHTAQYAKAVVAAGVDLFVIRGTTVSAEHVSGRSEPLNLKQFIYELEVPVVAGGVATYKAALHLMRSGAAGVLVGFGGGSSHTTKNVLGIAVPMASAISDVAAARRDYMDESGGRYVHVIADGAMGGSGEIAKAIACGADGVMIGSPLARAIDAPGLGYHWGAEAWHGEVPRGMRTHLGTVGTLEQILIGPSNTADGTMNLFGSLRRAMATTGYSDLKEFQRCELTVR; encoded by the coding sequence TTGACTGAGGTGGAGATCGGGCGGGCCAAGCGGGCCCGGCAGGCGTACGGCCTGGACGATGTGGCACTGGTACCGGCCCGCCGGACCCGCGACCCCGAGGAGGTCTCGATCTCCTGGCAGATCGACGCGTACGAGCTCGACCTGCCGTTCCTCGCGGCGCCGATGGACTCGGTGGTCTCCCCGGCCACCGCGGTGGCCATCGGCCGGCTCGGCGGGGTGGGCGTGCTCGACCTCGAGGGCCTGTGGACCCGGTACGCCGACCCGGCCCCGCTGCTGGGCGAGATCGCCCAGCTGCCGGCCGAGCAGGTGGTGCGGCGGATGCGCGAGCTCTACGCGCAGCCGATCCAGGAGGAGCTGATCGTCCAGCGGATCAAGGAGATCCGCGCCGCCGGCGTGGTGACCGCGGGCTCGCTCTCTCCGCAGCACACCGCCCAGTACGCGAAGGCCGTGGTGGCGGCCGGGGTGGACCTGTTCGTCATCCGCGGCACCACGGTCTCGGCCGAGCACGTCTCCGGCCGCAGCGAGCCGCTCAACCTCAAGCAGTTCATCTATGAGCTCGAAGTCCCGGTGGTGGCCGGCGGCGTGGCCACCTACAAGGCCGCGCTGCACCTGATGCGCTCGGGCGCGGCCGGCGTGCTGGTCGGCTTCGGCGGCGGCTCCTCGCACACCACCAAGAACGTCCTGGGCATCGCGGTCCCGATGGCCAGCGCGATCTCGGACGTGGCCGCGGCCCGCCGCGACTACATGGACGAGTCCGGCGGCCGGTACGTGCACGTCATCGCGGACGGCGCGATGGGCGGCAGCGGCGAGATCGCCAAGGCCATAGCGTGCGGCGCCGACGGCGTGATGATCGGCTCCCCGCTGGCCCGCGCGATCGACGCGCCGGGCCTGGGCTACCACTGGGGCGCGGAGGCCTGGCACGGCGAGGTCCCGCGCGGGATGCGCACCCACCTGGGCACGGTCGGCACGCTCGAGCAGATCCTGATCGGCCCCTCGAACACGGCCGACGGCACGATGAACCTGTTCGGCTCGCTGCGCCGGGCCATGGCCACCACCGGCTACTCGGACCTCAAGGAGTTCCAGCGCTGCGAGCTGACCGTGCGCTGA
- a CDS encoding glycerol-3-phosphate dehydrogenase/oxidase, which translates to MQQSAKLGPDERNAALTAMSAAELDVLVIGGGVVGAGCALDAATRGLSVGLVEARDWASGTSSRSSKLIHGGLRYLEMLDFRLVREALKERGLLLDRLAPHLVRPVPFLYPLTGHVWERAYAGSGVALYDGMSVSSGQGRGLPAHRHLTRRHALRIAPSLRKESLVGAIQYYDAQVDDARFVATLVRSAAGYGAYAANRARVVGFLREGERVTGAIVRDELTKAEHHIRAKQVINATGVWTDDVQEMVGERGKFHVRASKGVHLVVPRDRIQSDSGIILRTEKSVLFIIPWGRHWIIGTTDTAWQLDKENPAATAADIDYVLAHVNRVLKTPLGRADVEGVYAGLRPLLAGESDETSKLSREHLVAHAVPGLVVVAGGKYTTYRVMAQDAVDAAVHGLDRRVPASVTQNVPLLGADGFPALWNARGKLAASAGLHVAWIEHLLRRYGTAAAEVLESVRREPELGRPLEGAADYLRAEVVYAATHEGALDVEDVLTRRTRICFETFDRGVRAARPAAELLAAALGWDGVRLEAEVASYEARIAGERAAQDQPDDESAMAVATLG; encoded by the coding sequence ATGCAGCAGAGCGCGAAGCTGGGTCCGGACGAGCGCAACGCGGCGTTGACCGCGATGAGCGCAGCGGAACTCGATGTACTGGTGATCGGCGGCGGCGTGGTCGGCGCCGGCTGCGCCTTGGACGCGGCCACCCGGGGCCTGTCCGTCGGACTGGTCGAGGCCCGGGACTGGGCCAGCGGCACCTCGAGCCGGTCCTCCAAACTCATCCACGGCGGCCTGCGCTACCTGGAGATGCTCGACTTCCGCCTGGTACGCGAGGCGCTGAAGGAGCGCGGCCTGCTGCTCGACCGGCTCGCCCCGCACCTGGTGCGCCCGGTGCCGTTCCTCTACCCGCTCACCGGCCACGTCTGGGAGCGGGCCTACGCGGGCTCCGGCGTGGCCCTGTACGACGGCATGAGCGTCTCCTCCGGCCAGGGCCGCGGCCTGCCCGCGCATCGCCACCTCACCCGCCGCCACGCGCTGCGGATCGCGCCCTCGCTGCGCAAGGAGTCTCTGGTCGGGGCGATCCAGTACTACGACGCGCAGGTCGACGACGCCCGTTTCGTGGCCACACTGGTGCGTTCGGCCGCCGGCTACGGCGCGTACGCCGCCAACCGGGCCCGGGTGGTCGGGTTCCTGCGCGAGGGCGAGCGGGTCACCGGCGCGATCGTGCGCGACGAATTGACCAAGGCCGAGCACCACATCCGGGCCAAGCAGGTCATCAACGCGACCGGCGTGTGGACCGACGACGTGCAGGAGATGGTGGGGGAGCGCGGCAAGTTCCACGTGCGCGCGTCCAAGGGCGTGCACCTGGTCGTGCCGCGGGACCGGATCCAGTCCGACTCCGGGATCATCCTGCGTACGGAGAAGTCCGTGCTCTTCATCATTCCCTGGGGCCGGCACTGGATCATCGGCACCACCGACACCGCCTGGCAGCTGGACAAAGAGAATCCGGCCGCCACCGCGGCGGACATCGACTACGTGCTCGCGCACGTCAACCGGGTGCTCAAGACGCCGCTCGGCCGCGCGGATGTGGAAGGCGTCTACGCCGGTCTCAGGCCTCTGCTGGCGGGCGAGTCGGACGAGACCTCGAAGCTCTCCCGGGAGCACCTGGTGGCGCACGCGGTGCCGGGCCTCGTGGTCGTCGCGGGCGGCAAGTACACCACGTACCGGGTGATGGCCCAGGACGCCGTGGACGCGGCCGTACACGGCCTCGATCGGCGGGTGCCTGCATCGGTGACCCAGAACGTCCCGTTGCTCGGCGCAGACGGCTTCCCAGCCCTCTGGAACGCCCGTGGCAAGCTCGCCGCCTCGGCCGGATTGCATGTCGCGTGGATCGAGCACCTGCTGCGCCGTTACGGCACGGCGGCGGCCGAGGTGCTGGAGTCGGTGCGGCGGGAGCCCGAACTCGGCCGGCCGCTCGAGGGCGCCGCCGACTACCTGCGCGCGGAAGTGGTCTACGCGGCCACGCACGAGGGTGCGCTGGACGTGGAGGACGTGCTCACCCGCCGCACCCGGATCTGCTTCGAGACCTTCGACCGCGGCGTCCGGGCCGCCCGTCCGGCGGCGGAGCTGCTGGCCGCGGCGCTCGGCTGGGACGGGGTCAGACTCGAGGCCGAGGTCGCCTCGTACGAGGCCCGGATCGCGGGCGAGCGGGCCGCGCAGGACCAGCCGGACGACGAGTCCGCGATGGCGGTCGCCACGCTCGGCTGA